Within Candidatus Marinimicrobia bacterium CG08_land_8_20_14_0_20_45_22, the genomic segment TCGGAAACTCCTAATAACTTAGCGGCTTGAAGAACGACGTTATGTGTCAGATCGAGTGTCTTGGCAATCAAACGTTTTTCCAATTGTTCTACCTGATTCGTCATTGAATCATTCAATGTTACATTGTTTTCATCGGGTGATTTCAGGGGAAGATCGTCAGTGGTGATAACCGTCGAACGGGCTAAGATAACTGCGCGTTCGATGATATTTTCCAGTTCGCGAACATTTCCGGGGTAATCGTACCGCATTAAAGAATTCAATCCTTCGGCGGAAATGCCGGTGATCGGCCGACGATTCAGGCTGGCGTGTTTTTGGATGAAATGCGTGACCAAAGGCGGAATATCTTCGCGTCGTTCCCTTAATGGCGGAATCGTAATGGGAATGACATTCAGGCGGAAAAACAGATCGGCACGGAAAGAGCCGGAATCAACCATTTTTTGAATGTCCTTATTCGTTGCTGAAACGAGTCGCACGTCGGCTTTCAGCGTTTGAGAGCTTCCCAGCCGGTGAAATTCCTTCTCCTGAATAACGCGCAGGAGCTTGACCTGAAAATTCAAGGGAATGTCGGCGACCTCATCGAGAAAAAGCGTGCCGTTCTCGGCGATTTCTATTCTTCCTTTTGTGCGTTCATAAGCGCCTGTAAAAGCGCCTTTTTCGTGTCCGAACAGTTCGCTTTCAAATAGTGTTTCCGGAATTGCCGCACAGTTGACGGCTACAAACGGTTTATCGCGGCGGGAGGAAACGCGATGAATCGTGCGCGCGATCATCTCTTTTCCAGTTCCGCTTTCTCCCTGAATCAGAACGCTTGCCTTGCTGTCGCCGATACGGGCGACAACGTTTAATACATCGGCGATCGACTGGCTTTTATAAATTAATTCTGTGGATAGAGAACTATCAGCGATCTGACTACGCAGAAGTTGGTTTTCACGGACAAGCGTGTTGTGACCGGCGATTTTCTGCAATTTTATATCAAGCTCGTCAAGATCAACGGGCTTGGTTAAATAATCCCATGCGCCACTTTTCATAGCGGATACGGCATCCTGAATTGTACCGAAAGCCGTCAGAATAATTACTTGTATCTCGGGATTTATTTCTTTGACCCGTTGAAGGATTTCCATGCCGTTCATGCCGGGCATGCGGTAATCGGTAATCACCGCGTCAAGCGACTGATTTTCAAGAATTGGGATGCAGTTGTTGCCGGATTCACAGGAAAAAACATGGCAACCGATTTTTTTCAGGTATCCGGAAAGAATGTCCCGTTGAGCCTTGTCGTCGTCAATTATTACTATATTCAAATTCATCATACGTCGCTCC encodes:
- a CDS encoding two-component system response regulator (DNA-binding response regulator in two-component regulatory system with ZraS; response regulator/sigma54 interaction protein), producing MMNLNIVIIDDDKAQRDILSGYLKKIGCHVFSCESGNNCIPILENQSLDAVITDYRMPGMNGMEILQRVKEINPEIQVIILTAFGTIQDAVSAMKSGAWDYLTKPVDLDELDIKLQKIAGHNTLVRENQLLRSQIADSSLSTELIYKSQSIADVLNVVARIGDSKASVLIQGESGTGKEMIARTIHRVSSRRDKPFVAVNCAAIPETLFESELFGHEKGAFTGAYERTKGRIEIAENGTLFLDEVADIPLNFQVKLLRVIQEKEFHRLGSSQTLKADVRLVSATNKDIQKMVDSGSFRADLFFRLNVIPITIPPLRERREDIPPLVTHFIQKHASLNRRPITGISAEGLNSLMRYDYPGNVRELENIIERAVILARSTVITTDDLPLKSPDENNVTLNDSMTNQVEQLEKRLIAKTLDLTHNVVLQAAKLLGVS